From Macaca fascicularis isolate 582-1 chromosome 14, T2T-MFA8v1.1, a single genomic window includes:
- the CCDC87 gene encoding coiled-coil domain-containing protein 87, with amino-acid sequence MEPPKHEPELQRFYHRLLRPLSLFPTRATSPEPQKRPKQEGRILQSFPLAKLTVASLCSRVAKLLSSSGMAARVPPEARLRLIKVILDELKCNWREPPAELSLSHKNNHKLRKRLEAYVLLSSEQLFLRYLHLLVTMSTPRGVFTESATLTRLAASLARDCTLFLTSPDVYRGLLTDFQALLRAEQASGGVDKLRPVCPAGTFKLCPIPWPHSTGFAQVQCSNLNLNYLIQLSRPPEFLNEPGKMDPVKELKSIPRLKRKKPLHWPPSIGKKREIDISSSQMVSLRSYPVAPTSRASPLPFYSELRRGQSMPSLREGWRLADELGLPPLRSRPLTPLVLATESKPELTGHIVAEDLKQLIKKMKLEGTRYPPLDSGLPPLLGVVTRHPAAGHHLEELEKMLRNLQEEETSGQWDPQPPKSFPFHPQPVTITLKLRNEVVVQAAAVRVSDRNFLDSFHIEGAGALYNHLAGELDPKAIEKMDIDNFVGSTTREVYKELMSHVSSDHLHFDQGPLVEPAADKDWSTFLSSAFLRQEKQSQIINPELVGLYSQRANTLQSNTEMMPSLPSPQATKSWEKWSNKASLMNSWKTTLSVDDYFKYLTSHETDFLHVIFQMHEEEVPVEIVAPVRESLEIQHPPPLLEDEEPDFVPGEWDWNTVLEHRLGAGKTTHLGESHKILSLQKRLEQLWSVLEVPDKDQMDMVIKYSSKARLRQLPSLVNAWERALKPIRLREALLARLEWFEGQASNPNRFFKKTNLSSSHFLEEDQIRSHLHRKLNLMESSLASLLEEIELIFGEPVIFKGRRYLDKMKSDKVEMLYWLQQQRRVRHLVSALKDPHQSASL; translated from the coding sequence ATGGAGCCTCCGAAGCACGAGCCTGAGCTCCAGCGGTTTTACCACCGGTTGCTGCGTCCGCTGTCGCTCTTCCCCACTAGGGCGACGTCCCCAGAGCCTCAGAAGCGCCCCAAGCAGGAGGGCCGGATTCTACAGTCCTTCCCTCTCGCGAAGCTGACGGTGGCGTCTCTGTGCAGCCGGGTGGCCAAGCTGCTTTCCAGCAGTGGGATGGCAGCGCGAGTGCCTCCTGAGGCTCGACTACGTCTCATCAAGGTCATCCTGGACGAGCTGAAGTGCAATTGGCGGGAGCCGCCCGCCGAACTTAGTCTGAGCCACAAAAACAACCACAAGCTGCGGAAGCGGCTCGAGGCTTACGTGCTGCTGAGCAGTGAACAGCTCTTCTTGCGCTACTTGCACCTGTTGGTGACCATGTCGACCCCCAGAGGGGTCTTCACTGAATCAGCCACGCTCACCCGGTTGGCGGCCAGCCTTGCCAGGGACTGCACACTCTTCCTCACTAGTCCCGACGTCTACCGTGGCCTGCTCACCGACTTCCAGGCCCTGCTGAGGGCAGAGCAGGCCTCTGGAGGTGTGGACAAGCTGCGCCCTGTCTGCCCCGCTGGGACATTCAAGTTGTGCCCTATCCCCTGGCCTCACAGCACTGGCTTCGCCCAAGTGCAGTGCTCTAACCTCAACCTGAACTACCTCATCCAACTCAGCCGTCCACCAGAGTTTCTCAATGAGCCAGGAAAGATGGATCCAGTGAAGGAATTGAAGTCCATCCCTCGGTTGAAGAGGAAAAAGCCTCTCCACTGGCCACCCTCcataggaaagaagagagaaatcgACATCAGTTCCTCACAGATGGTGTCGCTGCGCAGCTATCCTGTGGCCCCCACCAGCAGGGCTTCCCCCTTGCCTTTCTACTCTGAGCTCCGGAGAGGCCAATCCATGCCCTCCCTGCGTGAGGGCTGGAGGCTGGCAGATGAGTTGGGCCTTCCTCCACTCCGATCTCGCCCCTTAACCCCGCTGGTCTTGGCTACAGAGAGCAAACCAGAGCTGACTGGGCACATCGTGGCTGAGGATCTGAAGCAGTTGATAAAGAAGATGAAGTTGGAGGGGACTCGCTACCCACCACTGGACTCAGGCCTGCCTCCTCTCCTTGGGGTTGTGACCCGTCACCCAGCTGCAGGGCATCACCTGGAGGAGCTGGAGAAGATGTTGAGGAACCTCCAGGAGGAAGAAACCTCTGGGCAGTGGGACCCCCAGCCCCCCAAATCCTTTCCATTTCACCCACAACCAGTGACCATTACTTTGAAGCTTAGAAATGAGGTCGTGGTCCAGGCGGCTGCCGTACGGGTCTCTGATAGAAACTTCTTAGACTCTTTCCACATTGAGGGGGCCGGAGCCCTGTATAACCATCTGGCTGGTGAACTGGATCCCAAAGCCATTGAAAAAATGGATATTGATAACTTTGTTGGCAGTACTACCAGGGAGGTCTACAAGGAGTTGATGAGCCATGTCTCTTCTGACCACTTACATTTCGATCAAGGGCCCCTAGTTGAGCCTGCAGCAGATAAAGACTGGTCGACCTTCCTGTCCTCAGCCTTTCTACGTCAAGAAAAACAGTCTCAAATCATCAACCCTGAGCTGGTTGGACTTTACTCCCAGAGAGCAAACACTTTACAGTCCAATACTGAGATGATGCCCTCCCTCCCATCACCCCAAGCTACCAAAAGCTGGGAGAAGTGGTCAAACAAGGCCTCCTTGATGAACTCGTGGAAAACCACCTTGTCTGTGGATGACTACTTCAAGTACCTCACCAGCCATGAAACAGATTTCCTTCATGTCATCTTTCAAATGCATGAAGAAGAGGTTCCTGTGGAGATTGTGGCTCCTGTCAGAGAGTCCCTAGAGATTCAGCACCCTCCCCCATTGCTAGAAGATGAAGAACCAGACTTTGTGCCAGGAGAGTGGGATTGGAACACCGTGCTAGAGCACAGGCTAGGAGCTGGGAAGACCACCCACCTGGGAGAATCTCACAAAATCCTGAGCCTGCAGAAGCGTCTGGAACAACTGTGGTCTGTGCTTGAGGTCCCCGACAAGGACCAGATGGACATGGTCATTAAATACAGTTCCAAAGCCCGCCTGAGACAGCTGCCTTCATTGGTGAATGCCTGGGAGCGAGCCCTGAAGCCCATCCGGCTGCGGGAGGCGTTGCTGGCGAGACTAGAGTGGTTTGAGGGACAAGCTTCCAACCCCAACCGCTTCTTCAAAAAGACCAACTTGAGCTCCAGTCACTTCCTGGAGGAGGATCAGATCCGAAGCCATCTCCACAGGAAGCTCAACTTAATGGAGTCTTCTTTGGCTTCTCTCCTGGAGGAGATTGAGTTAATCTTTGGCGAGCCAGTGATCTTCAAGGGGCGGCGCTACCTGGACAAGATGAAGAGTGACAAAGTAGAGATGCTCTATTGGCTGCAACAGCAGCGGCGGGTTCGCCACCTGGTCTCGGCCCTGAAGGATCCCCATCAGTCAGCCAGCCTATAG